The bacterium DNA segment CTCATCGGCGAGGAAATGCCTCGTCATACCCAGCTGCCAGTCGGCTGTGTGAAGGAACTTCACCATGCCCAGAGCATAGGAAGGGGGTGTGACACTCCCGGCCCGGCCTGCGCGGTGCCAGCCGGACTGCCGTCGTTCCCCGCACAACCCGCGCCCGCGGGCGAGGTCATCCCTGAGCTTGTCGGGCTCGGGCGCCGCGGGTTCGGAACCCGTTACCGCGGGCGAGGTCATCCCGCGCCGTCCGCCGGGTTGCTGTCTGCCAGCACGCCCGAAGGCATATTCCGGGACGTGATGCGGACACCCGATGCGGAATGCGGACAGCTAGTGCATGATGCGGACATTCAATGCGGAATGCGGACAGCGAGTGCAGGTAGCCTGTATGTGTGGCCAGCGACAGTACACAGCACGGCAATCCGTTCTCGCCCGGTTTCGGGAGGTCGCCAGCCGAACTAGTGGGGCGAGACGCCATCCTGGACGAACTGGGCTCGGAAATCGCAGCAGCTCCGAGCGGACACCGGGTGTGCTCAATCCTGATGGGCGTCCGGGGCTCGGGAAAGACCTCGTTGCTGAACGCCGCCGAGGACATGGCCCATGAGGCGGGCTGGATGGTGCTCGCTCTGGACACCACCACGAGCGGACTACCCCGACGAATCGCCAGGGCGGTGGCCGCAACCGAGGAGACTCCCGCCGCCGGGTCCGCCGATCGGAGACCCAGGCGGCGGATCAACAGCCTGCGCCTGCCGCCGGGCATCGCTCTCGGATGGGAGTACGCCGCCGAGCAGACCGACGACGACCCTCGGTACTTGCTAAGCCGCCTGGCCGAGACTGCCGCGGAGCGAGGCGGAGGCCTGCTCGTGACCCTCGACGAGTTGCACTCGGGCGAGCGCGACGAGGTGCGACGGTTCGCCGCTGACTTTCAGCACACAGCCGAACGCGAGGGCCTGCCCATCGGGCTCCTCGGAGCCGCGCTCCCGGAGATCCAATACACCGTCCTAGAGGACAGGAAGCTGACATTCTTCCATCGGGCAACTCTGCTGCCGCTGCAACCTCTGACGGCCGAGCAGTCGTTCCTGTGCCTGCGGGCCACGGCGACAGGCGGCGGGGGCACCTTCGACGCCGACGCCCTGTGCGCAGCGGCCGCCGCTGTCAACGGCTCGCCCTACCACCTGCAACTGCTTGGCCGCTCGGCCTGGGAAGCGGCCGGTGCCCCGAAGGCAACGATCGACCTCGCGGCGTGCCAGCTGGCGGTCGGCATGGCCGGCCAGGAGTTCCGTCGGAGCATCAGCGCACCGGCGTGGCACCAGCTGTCCGACACCGAGCAGGACTACTTGCACACAGTCGCCCGCCTGCACCCGGCGGCCACACGCCGGGCGGTCGCCGGAGAAATCGACGCCGGGACCAAGTTGCTGGCACGCATCGAGCGGCGGTTGACGATCTCGGGCTACCTCCGCATGACCGACGGGGGCACCCTGGAGCTCGCGGAACTGATGCAGCGAGACGACGTGCTCGACTTCGCCGAACACGAGTTGGGGTACCGGCGCCAGGAGGACGGGCCGAGAACCGCGGATGCCAAAGCGGTGCCGGCCGGGCAGGTGTGCGGCGAGTGGATGCCGGTGGCGAAGGCCCGCTGCGCCCTCGGACGCGGCCATAAAGGAGGCCATCGGGCGCGTCGCTGACCTCTGCGGCGAGCGGCCCTGCCGGAGACGACGGAGAGGGGCGGTCGATGACTCGCGACGGTGGTCTTGCCCGATGCCCCGGCTCACGCAGCTGCCGGAGGCGGCGGAGACGGGCGGGCGAGGTCTGGCGGCTGGAGGGGTCGTCGCGGCCCGACGGCCTTGCCCTCCCGGCGGGACCCCGATACGGCTCAGGGCGCACGGTCGGCGCGCGACCGGACTCTCGACGCCCCTTGCCCTCCCGGCGGGTACCCGATACGGCTCAGGGGCTATTCGGGCAGCAGGACGGTGGCGGTGCCGGTGAGGACGGCCTCGGTGCCGTCGCGGGCCAGCCAGACGTCGCAGTCCACGAGCCGGCCGTCGGGGCTCGGGCGCACGCCGGTGACCTTGCCGCCTGCGACTAGGCGGTCCCCGGCGAAGACGTTGCCGCCGAACCGCACTTTCAGTCGCCGGAAGTTGGCCGGACCGCCGGCCCAGTCCGTAAGCATGTCGATCACGTAGCCCATGTTGTTGGGTCCCTGGTTGACCGGGCGGTCCCCCAGGCCCAGCCGGCGCACGTCGTCGGCGTCCCAGTGGATGGTGTTGGGGTCGCCCAGGAGCGCCGCCATGGTCTTCATCTTCTCGGCGCTGACCGACTCGATGACCCGCCGGGGCAGCTCGTCGCCCGCCTGCACGGTGCAACCGGCTGCCGGTGGTGGCGAAGGGATCGCCCCTGCGTCCGTCCCGCTGCCGGCGCTCACAGTTCCCTCGGGAAGATGAACGAGTTCGTACACACGCCGGCCACCTCGCCGTCGGGCGCCACGACCTCCAAGCAGAACGTCAGCAGGTCGAACGTGCCGATGGCGCTGCCCTGCTTGCGCTTCACGTCGGTGATCTCGCCCCGCACTGCGTAGTTCACGCCGGTGCGCAGCGGCAGGCGCACCTCCATGTCGCACTCGCCGAACATGGGACCCTCGTCCGCGCTGCTGTGGGCCAGCGCGAACAGCTCGCCGATGCTCAGACCCATGCCGCCCATGGCCGCGTAGTAGCAG contains these protein-coding regions:
- a CDS encoding MaoC family dehydratase, translated to MQAGDELPRRVIESVSAEKMKTMAALLGDPNTIHWDADDVRRLGLGDRPVNQGPNNMGYVIDMLTDWAGGPANFRRLKVRFGGNVFAGDRLVAGGKVTGVRPSPDGRLVDCDVWLARDGTEAVLTGTATVLLPE
- a CDS encoding ATP-binding protein; amino-acid sequence: MASDSTQHGNPFSPGFGRSPAELVGRDAILDELGSEIAAAPSGHRVCSILMGVRGSGKTSLLNAAEDMAHEAGWMVLALDTTTSGLPRRIARAVAATEETPAAGSADRRPRRRINSLRLPPGIALGWEYAAEQTDDDPRYLLSRLAETAAERGGGLLVTLDELHSGERDEVRRFAADFQHTAEREGLPIGLLGAALPEIQYTVLEDRKLTFFHRATLLPLQPLTAEQSFLCLRATATGGGGTFDADALCAAAAAVNGSPYHLQLLGRSAWEAAGAPKATIDLAACQLAVGMAGQEFRRSISAPAWHQLSDTEQDYLHTVARLHPAATRRAVAGEIDAGTKLLARIERRLTISGYLRMTDGGTLELAELMQRDDVLDFAEHELGYRRQEDGPRTADAKAVPAGQVCGEWMPVAKARCALGRGHKGGHRARR